GCCATGGGCGCGCGCCCCTGGCAGGCGCTGGCCGCGCCTGGCCACGACATGGACGCGCTCATGTACTGGAATCCGGAGACCGGCATCCTCATCTCCGGTGACGCCCTGTGGCGCGACGGCTTCGGCATCCTGTTCGCCGAAGTGCTCGGCACCGGCGACGGCATCGGCACCGCGCGCACCACCCTCGACGCCATCGCCCGCCTGCCGGTGCGCACCGTCATCCCCGGCCACGGCGCCCCCTTCGTCGAAGTGGACGAGGCCCTGGCCACCGCCTACGCCCGGCTCGCGGCCTTCGAGGAAGACGGCGCCCGCATGGCCCGCAACGCCATCCGCGCCTGCACCACCTTCGCCCTGCTCGACCTGCGCCGCATGTCCATTGACGCACTGCCCGGCTGGCTGGAGCGGACACCCCTGTTCGCCGAGGCCAACCGGCGCTTCCTCAACGAAACGCCGGAGCGGCTCGCGGACTGGTTGATCGACGGCCTGGAGAAGGCGGGCGTGGCGAAGCGGGAGGGCGGGTGGTTGGTGGCCGCGTAGGGCGGAAGCGTCGACGGCGTCATCCACCGCTTGGGATGATGACATACGCAAGTAACTTCTTACGCAGACTAATGCGCTCGTAGTGGAAGACCAAACAGGCGTCGCAAGAAGTCTTCGAGGTCAACCAAGGCAGATGGTTGATTTGCTAACAACCAATCAATCAAACTGGGCGTATCGCGAGTTTTTCTAAACTCTAGCCTCGCCTCAGATAACTTTGAAAAGATATTTGAAAGCACCTCAGATCCATTTGCAGAAGCCAAATTTTCATACGAATATGAATCCAATTCGGCCCTGACCGTGTCGCTTGCGATCGGCTCCCCTAATTCCGTCAAAACCGCTGATATTGCGTCAGGATGCAAGACATAGTTTTCAAGCATCTTACGCTCCAGAAAATGAATTGCGCCTGACGATTCTTGGCAGATTTTCTTGCATTCACTGCTCTTTCGATTTTCCTTGTCCAATAGAATGGCGACCATAGGCGGCACTAGTGCGGATGACGCGGTTAGCCTTTGATAGATTTTGGCGACTTCCGTTGGCGAAAGGCCTTTCTTTTCAAACGCTCCCGTGTGCTCAACTCTTAATACTGCAGTGCCTGCCGCCACTTCTGGGCAGAAATGACGCAGCAGCACAGGTATTACAATTTCTTCAGTCTGCCCCTCCACCCAAAGCACCCTATCCTGCCCATGCAAATCCGTCATGCGAATTCCGAGATGCGCCAAATCAGTTCGCAGCGATGGAAGGTCTTTTCCTGAAACTTGTTTGGTTACTGAGTATGTCTCATTGAGTGAGAACATTGTGATTGTCGCCGGAGAAACAGCAGTCAATACGTCTGGAGAATGAGCTGTGAGAATGTATTGATGTTGTTTCCCTTCCTGTGAAAGTATTCCCAATAGCTCTCGAAGAGCTTTGGGGTGAAGGAATGAGTTGGGCTCATCGATCGCAATGACTTGCGGAAATCTAGAGGTGAGAACGACGTACAGTATCGCGATGACGTTGCCAATTCCGCTTCCCATTTTGTCCAGCGATACTGCAAGATCGTGCCGCCGCTTGGAGGGGGCTTCTGGTAGGCATTGGAGTTGGAATGCTTGATTTCCTGGAATGGGAGGAGCCTGAATCCATTTCACCGACGGAAATATTCGATGTACCCAGTTGCACAGTATGCGATGGCCTTCGGCATCGTTGGAATGAAGATGGTTGATGCAATAGGGAAGATTTCCCGCGTTGCGCTGAAGTACGGGATCGCCTGCTGTGGAAGAAGTATCTGCCGGCAGCCTTTGTGCAGAAAACCTGTATATTCTTGATCGATATTTTTCTCGAATTGATGCTAAGTGGCGTTCAATTCCACCGGAATTGGCTACTTGTGCGTTTTGAAGCGTCCCGTCCGAAGGGTTAAAGTCCATATAGATCGAGCATATTGTGTCGTTGTTTGATTTTGAATTGACGATTTTAGAAAATCCGTGGCATGTTTTATATGCGGTCCTTATATTCCCGCCATGGATTTCTATGAAGATGACTATCTCTGGGGATTCGCAGATTCCATCGTAGAGTTGTCGGGCAGCAACATTCCCATGGCTAGAAATATTTTTGAGAATCTCATTTGGAATAGGAATCTGAATATTTGTTGTAGAAATTCCTCGATATTCATTCAGAGTTGTTGTAAGTGATAATTTAAGCCGGGAGTGGGGTGAGGGAGATGCGCCGTACTCAGGCAAGTTTGCAACGGATCGGTGGGGCGATGAAATAGTCGAATCTAGGTCGAGTGCTTCAAGGGCCGTTGTCTTTCCCGAGTTGTTTGCCCCTACAAACAAGTTAAATCCTGGCGCCAAAAGAATCTCTTGTGGCTTCAAAAAACACTTGTAATTCTCCATTTCTATGGAATTAACGTACATGGCGGCTATTCTTCCTAGTCGAACACTGATGGCGTTTCCCACAAATATCGCTATGCATAGTACATTCGTTTCATGCGAATTTGCAGTGAATTCAGCTTTCCGAAGAGGTTGCCGCTTGCGGTCTGTCTTTTTCTAACAGTTCCCATGACCACTTCGATCAAATGGTGGTTTAGGTTGCCAAGCGGGTGTCTGAGCGACTTCGCCAGTCGAACGGTGCCTGTTCCCGATGAGCAATGGGCCTATCTTTTCGCATAGGCGCCCGCAGCCTACGGGTTAGGACCAATCTCAACTCACAAAACCAGCATCCCGCCGTCACTCCCGGGTCACGGGCAGCCGCTAGCTTCGGTCCTTTCCCGACGTCCCGATTCAGGTCCCGTAGATACTGTTATCCGCGTCAAGTCTCGTGAAGCGTCGGGTCGAACGGCTTGCCCGACTTGAGCACACCATAGGCCACCTGAAGCAGTTTTCGCATCATCGCCCCGATGATCAGCTTCGGATGCTTCCCGCGCCGCACGAGGCGTTGGCGGAATCGGCCACCCCATGTCGTTTTGTACGCGGTCACAACCGCTGGCATGTATAAGGCCTTGCGGATGAACGCATGGCCGACCTTGGACAGATGCGAACGTCCTCTGACGCTCGAACCGGATTCGTGCTGGCGCGGATCGAGCCCGGCAAATGCAACGGCCTGGCGCGCATTGCCAAAGCGCGCCGGATCGGCATAGAAAGCAAGCAAGACCGCGACCGTGCGCTCGCCCACACCGGGAATGGATTCGAGCAACTGTCGTTTGTCATGCATGTCCGGATCATTGTCGATGTGATCGTTGATCTGGCGCACCAACTGGGTAATCTGTTCATCAAGCCAGGCCAGATGCGCTTCGATGCCCTCGCGCACGGCATCGCGGGCGACCAGCAAACGGTTGCTCTCCTGCCGATGCATGTTCTGCAACGCCTCCAGGCGCAGCACCATGGCGCGAAGCGCCTGCTCTTGGGCACTCGGTGCTTGCCAGGGTGGCGGGCAACGCTCGGCGCAGAACTGGGCGATCAACGAAGCATCGACCTTGTCGGTCTTGGTGCGCACCAATCTCGATGCACCGAACGCCTTGATCTGGGCTGGATTGATGACGCTGACAGTCGTGTGCTCGCGACCAGACAAGTACTCTGCCGAAGCTTCCCAGTAGATGCCGGTCGCTTCCATGCATACGTGCACTTGGCCAACGCCGCGCTGGGCGAGCCACTCGTCCAGCCGCTTGAAGCCCTCTGGCGCGTTGCTCACCACCTTGTGGCGCAGCTTGCCATCGGGCAGCTGTAATGCGCAGTCGAGCTTGTCCTTGGAAACATCGATACCCAACACAAAAGAACTCATCCCGATTCCTCCCGTGATCTACCTTGTTCATCCGGGCTGCCGGCCATGCCGGGCCAAAGATACTGTCCGATCTATTGGTGAGGGTGAGCGGCTGGTGCATGGATCTACGCGGCGGGCTCGCGGCCCAAGGGCGGAATCGGCATCCAGCCGCTCGGCTCGGGGGATCCCCCGAGCCGATCTGAGAACTGCCAAAGCAGAAGATATGGCAATCTCAGATCTGAGGAAAACAATACAAGGGCGGAAAAGCGAAGCGCCTTCCGCCGCATGAGGTGATCGAAGCGGGCGCTTTCGGCGGATGACGCTACGCTTGTCCGCCCGACCCACCTTCGGAAACGCCGTCGGCGGCCACACGCTTCCCAGGGTGTTCATTCCGGGCCCGCCGGACCAACCACACGACCCACCCCGGCGACCCCGCCCCGGCGCCGAACGGCGCATGCCCCGTTCGCCAAACCGTCATTCCCGCTTCACCGCCAGGTCACGCCGCCTCGTTAGCGTTCGGGTCATTGCCCCTATCGCTTGTGGAGTGCGTCATGGCCTTCGATTCGCAGATGTCCCGTCGTCGTTTCATCCGGACCCTCGGGGCCGGCGCTGTGGCCGGTGCGGCGCTCTCGAGCGTGCCGGCGCTGGCGTCGCATCGGCGTGCGCCGGTGTCGCTGCGCAATTTCACCCATGGCGTCGCCAGCGGAGATCCGCTGCCGCATGCGGTGATCTTGTGGACGCGCCTGAGCCCGGTCGGGCGGCGCGGGCAGGTGCCGGTGTTCTGGGAGGTGGCGGCCGATCGGGCGTTTCGCCATGTGCTGCGCCGGGGGGTGGCGCGCACCGATGCGGGGCGCGATTTCACCGTCAAGGTGGATGTGGACGGGCTGCCCGCGGGGCGGCGTTTCTTCTACCGCTTCCGCTCCGGCCGGGCGGTGTCGCCGGTGGGTGTGACCCGGACGCTGCCGCGCGGGGCGGTCGACGAGGTGCGTCTGGCGGTGTTTTCCTGTGCCAACTATCCGGCCGGATTCTTCCATGCCTATGGCGAGGCGGCGCGCCGGCGCGATCTGTTCGCCTCGGTGCATCTGGGCGACTACCTCTATGAATACGGCCGCGGCGGCTACGCGTCGGAAGATGCGGCGCTGCTCGACCGCGAGGTCGATCCGGAAGGCGAGCTGCTCGCTCTCGACGATTACCGCAGGCGCTACGCCCAGTACCGCAGCGATCCGGACTGCCAGGCCCTGCATGCGGCGATGCCAATGATCGCGGTGTGGGACGATCACGAGATCGCCAACGACACCTGGAAGGGCGGGGCCGAGAACCACAATCCGGGCGAGGGCGACTTCGCCGTGCGCCGGGCCGCGGCGATCCGGGCCTATCACGAGTGGATGCCGATCCGGGTGAGCGATCCGCGCCGGCCGGAGCGCATCTACCGCAGCTTCCGCTTCGGCAATCTGCTCTCGCTGCACATGCTCGACACCCGCGTCATCGCCCGCGACAGGCAGCTGGACTATGCCGGCTACCTGGGCAACGGCGGTTTCGACGCCGCCGCCTTCGCGGCCGACATGGCCGACCCGGCCCGCCAGCTGATGGGCACCGAGCAGCGCGCCTGGCTGCAGGGGCAGATGGCGGCGTCGTCGGCCACCTGGCAGGTGCTCGGCCAGCAGGTGCTGATGGGGCGCATGCACATCCCCGCGCCAGTGGCGCTGCAGTCGATCAGCTTCGGCGACTATTCGGCGTTGCTGTACAAGGCGCAGACTGCGCCGGGCACGCTCACCCCGGCCGAGCAGGCCGTCCTCGCGCAGCCGGCCATTCCCTACAACCTGGACGCCTGGGACGGCTACGCGGTGGCGCGCGAGGTGGTGCTGGGCATGGCGCGGGCGCTGGACAAGAACCTGGTGGTGCTCGCCGGTGACACCCACAACGCCTGGGCCAGCGACCTGGCCGATGCGCAGGGCAACGCGGTGGGGGTGGAGTTCGCCACCGCGTCGGTTTCGTCGCCGGGCCTGGAGGCTTATTTCCCCAACGAGGATCCGGCGGCGGTGGCGGCCGGGCTGACCCGGCTCATCGGGCCCCTGCGCTACGCCAACACGGCCGATCGCGGCTACATGGTGCTCACCGCCACCGCCGAGGCGTGCACGGCCCAGTGGCACTATGTGAGCACCATCAAGTCGGCCGACTATGCGGCCATCGACGGGCCGGTGTGGGCGACCCTGCCGGGCGCCGGCAACCGGCGCCTGTTCGCGGTCTGAGCGTTTCGACCGGGCGATGCGATTCCGGCGGCCATCGGCCGCCGGAATCTTGCGTGTCCCCGCTCAGGGGATCAGTTGTACACCAGGCTGGGCAGCCAGGTGACGATGCCCGGAATCAGGATGCACAGCAGCAGCCCCAGCGCCTGCAGGCCGAGGAACACCAGCGAGGACTTGAAGATGGTGGCCATGCTGATCGACTCGGGGGCCACGCCGCGGATGTAGAACAGGGCGTAGCCGAACGGCGGGCTCAGGAAGCTCATCTGCATGTTCACCAGGTAGATCACCCCGAACCACAGGGCCACCTTGTCGCCGGGCACCGGGGGCATGCCGAACAGGCCGTCGAAGGTGAGCGACTTGATGATGGGCACGAAGATCGGCACCGCCAGCAGGAGGATGCCGACCCAGTCCAGGAACATGCCCAGGATCACCAGCAGCACCATCATCAGGAACAGGATGCCGTAGGGCGAAAGACCCGTGCCGAGGATGGCGTCGCTGATGAATTCCTGCCCGCCCTGGAGGATGTAGAAGCCCACGAAGATGGAGGCGCCGAAGATGATCCACAGCACCATGGCCGAGGCCTTGACCGTGCTCACCGAGGCTTCCTTGAGGGCCACCAGGTCGAAGCGCCCGTGCATGATGGCGACGATGATGGCGCCGAAGGAGCCGATGCCGGCCGCTTCCACCGGGGTGGCGATGCCGGCGAACAGCAGGCCGAGCACCAGCACCACCAGGATCAGCGGCGCGATCAGCTTGAGCAGCAGGCGGAACTTGGCTCCCAGGGTGATGCGCTCCTCCACCGGCACCGCCGGCCCCATGGAGGGCCGCAGCCAGGTGCGGATCAGCACGTAGGCCACGTACATGCCCGAGAGCATCAGGCCCGGCACCAGCGACCCGAGGTAGAGCTCGCCCACCGATTGCTGCGCCACCACCGCGTAGAGGATGGCGAGGATCGACGGTGGGATCAGGATGCCCAGGGTGCCGCCGGCCATGATCGAACCGATGGCGATCTGCGGGTCGTAGTTGCGCTTGAGCATGGCGGGCAGGGCGATGATGCCCATGGTCACCACCGCCGCGCCGATCACCCCCACCATGGCGGCGAGGATGGTCGAGGCGATGATGGTGGCCGCCGCCAGGCCGCCGCGCAGGCCGCCCATCCACTGGTAGATGACGTCGAACATCTCCTCGATGAGCCCCGCCCGTTCGAGCATCGAAGCCATGAAGATGAACAGCGGGATGGCCGCGAGGTCGGAGTTGGTCATCATCGGGAAGATGCGCGAGGGGATGATGTTGACCATCACCTGCCCGCCGATGAGGTAGACGAACACCACCCCGAGGCCGCCGGTCACGAAGGCCAGCGGCAGGCCCAGCATGAGCAGCACCAGCAGCGAGCCGAACATGATGTAGGTGAGCTCTTCGATGTTCATGTCGCCGAGCATGCCGGCGGTGGTGAACAGGAAGTGCTCGTCGCCGTAGGGGTCGTAGAAGAGCACGTTGATCAGTTCCACGGCGCACACGAAGAGCATGGCGGCGCAGGTCAGGATCAGCAGGATGGTGCCGGCCTTGCCCATGGCGCCGGACGGATGGCGGGTCGCAGCGGCATTCATGGTCAGCCCTCCTGGCCCATGCGGTGGAACAGCACGATGTCCTTCACCAGCTTGGAGATCCCCGCCAGCAGCAGGAGGACGGCGCCGAGCACCATCATGCCCTTGACCGGCCAGTACTGGATGCCCCAGGTCTCCACCGTGGTTTCATGCATGTGGTAGGAGTCGACGAAGAAGCCCCACGAGGTGCCGAGCAGGGCGATGGCGAAGATGAAGAAGAAGATCGAGGTGAAGATGTCCATGCCCACCCGGCCGCGCGGGGCAGCTTGATGTAGAGCACGTCCACCCGCACATGGCCACCGGTGAGCAGGGTGTAGGCGCCCGCGAGCAGGTATTGCATGCCGAACAGCAGGAAGCAGGACTCGTGCACCCAGATGGTCGGCTGGTTGAAGAGGTAGCGCATGACCACTTCGTAGAAGTAGGCGCACACGGCGTTGACGGTCCAGAACGCGACGAAGATGCCCGACCACTTGCTCAGGGCGTCGATGATGCGGGTGAAACCGTTCTCGACGTGCAGTGCCGGATCCTCCTCGGCGAGCAGATCGGCGGCGAGTTCTTCGTCGGGGGTGGGGGTGTGGGGCTGGCGCTGCTCCTGCCACCGGCTCAGGAAGATGAAGACGATCGGCATGATCGCCAGCCACCCCCAGTAGACCATGTGCGGCAGCACAAAGCCGAAATCGGGTTCGTTGTTCATAGCGTGAGTCCTCGCGCAGGCGTGACCTGCACGCTGCCGGCCATGGCGGGCCGGCAGCGTGCAGGGCGTCGATGGTGTGGCGAAAGCGGGTTAGAGGCTCAGCCCCTTGATGTCGGCCGCATCCACGTAGCCCATGATGGGGTTCATCATGTAGTCGAGTTGCAGCTTGAACACCGCGGTCGCGTCCGCGTCCTTCTTGGCCCACTTGAACCAGATCGGGATGGCCGCCTTGCGGAAGGCCTGCAGGTCCGCCTCGCTCAGGCGGTTGATGACGCTGCCGGCCTTCTCGAACTTGACCAGCGCTTCCACGTTGCGCTTCTGGATCGACACGTAGTGCTTGACCGAGTAGGTCTTCACCCGGTCCTCGACCAGCCGCTGCATCTGCGGCGACAGGCCCTTCCACGCACGCATGTTCACGGTCAGGTCCATGAGGTCCACCGGCTGGTACACCGACATCAGGCCCGGGGGGCCGAACAGGATGTACTTGGTCACCTGAGCGAAACCCAGATCCCAGTTCACCGCCGGGCCCACGTAGTCGGCCGCGTCGATGGTGCCCTTCTCCAGCGCCGGGAAGATGTCCGAGCCGGGCAGGCTCACCGTGGAGGCGCCGAACTCCTGGAACACTTCCGAGACCATGCCGCCGGGCACGCGCAGCTTCAGGCCCTTGAAGTCGGCCACGCTGGTCACCGGCTTCTTGGAGTGGATGATGTTGGCGTCGTGCTGGATCGGGCCCACGTACACCAGACCGAATTTCGCGTAGATCTTGCGCGTCATCTCCAGCAGGCCGAGGCCGTAGAACATGGTGTCCCACTGCGCCGGCTGGTCCGGCCCCACCGGGTAGGAGGACAGGAACACCGAGGCCGGCATCTTGCCCGACCAGTAAAGGGTGAAGGGATTCATGCCGTCGAGCACGCCGGTGCGCACCGACTCGAACAGGGCGTTGTTGTCCGCGGCCACCGCCTTGGCGCCGAAGGGTTGAATCGACAGCTCGCCGCCCGAGGCCTCCTTGAAGCCGTGGCACCATTCCTCGAACAGGGCGTAGCCGGTGGTGCCGGCGTCCCAGGTGGACTGCACTTTCCAGGTCTTGCCTTTGGCCGCCTCGGCGTTGCCGATGAACGGGGCGCCGGTGATCGCGGCGCCGCCGATGATCGCGGTTTTCTTGAGGAAGCCTCGCCGGTTGCCGGCTGTGTCTACAGACTGCGCGTGTTGCGTGGTTGTCTTGCTCACAGGTGTCTCCTCCGGTTGTGCTTTTTGAGCGGGCTGTCGACCCGCATTTGCGTATGCGTCCCGCCGCGGCAGGGTACCGATCGGCCGACCTTGAACCGACGGTGAGACCGAAGAAGTAAATCAGACTGTAGGAATTTTCTGAACTAGGGTCGACACGTATACCCGCCCGGCCGGGCAGGGCTGTCGCAAGGATGAAATGAGGGGCGGTTACCTATACACTCGTTTCATTCCCCCGAGAGCCCGCCCATGCAAATCGTCCTCATCAGTGGCCTGTCCGGTTCGGGCAAGAGTATTGCCCTGAACGTGCTGGAGGATGCCGGCTACTACGTGGTGGACAACCTGCCCGCCACGCTGCTGCCGCAACTCATCTCCACCCTGCGCGGCGCCGGTTACCAGCGCCTGGCGGTGGCGGCGGACGTGCGTGCCGGGGCCTCCATCTCGGCCCTGCCGGGGCAGATCGAGCGCCTCCACGACATGGTCGACGACCTGCGCTTCATCTTCCTCGAGGCGCGCGACGAGACCCTGATCCAGCGTTTCTCCGAGACCCGGCGGCGCCACCCCCTGGCCGAGGAGAACCTCACCCTGGGCGAGGCCATCGCGCGCGAGCGCGACCTGCTCGAGCCGATCTCGCACCTGGGCCACCGCATCGACACCAGCGATACCCAGGCCAACACCCTGCGCGCCTGGGTCAAGGATTTCATGCAGCTGGAGCAGACCGCGGGCCTGACCCTGCTGTTCCAGTCCTTCGGCTTCAAGTACGGCATCCCGGTGGATGCCGACCTGGTGTTCGATGTGCGCTGCCTGCCCAATCCGCACTACGACCTGAACCTGCGCCCGCTCACCGGGCGCGACCAGCCGGTGATCGACTTCCTCGAGAAGATCCCCGAGGTCGGCCGCATGTTCGACGACATCCGCGGCTTCGTCGCCAACTGGCTGCCCGCCTACATCCGCGACAATCGCAGCTACCTCACCGTGGCGGTGGGCTGCACCGGCGGCCAGCATCGCTCGGTGTACTTCGCCGAGCGCCTGGCGAACCACTTTCGTGACACCGTGCGCGTGATGGTGCGCCACCGGGCCGGCGCCCGCCGCGCCCACGACGGCCGCACCGGCAACGGGAGTGGCGCGGCCAGATGAGGAGTGCGAAGTGGCGCGAGTGGCTGGGCGAACTGCGGCCCGGTGACGGGCTCGTGGTGCTCGGCGGTCTGGCGTTCGCCGCGCTGGCGGCCTGGCATCTGTGGCAGGGCGGCGCGGCGCGCTGGGCGGAGGTGCGCGCCCATGGCAAGGTGGTGGCGCGCCTGCCCATCGACCGGCCCGGTACGGTGACCGTGGACGGCCCGCTGGGCAAGACCCTGATCGAAGTGGCGCCCGGACGCGCCCGGGTCAAGAGCGATCCGGGGCCGCGCCAGTACTGCGTACGCCAGGGCTGGCTGACCCATGCCGGCGCGGTGGCCATCTGCGCGCCCAACCAGGTCAGCCTGCACGTGCTGGGCGACTCGCCCGCCTATGACACGCTCAACTATTGAACTGCCGGTCACGGCCGCCGACCAGCGCGTGGCCCGCTACGCGGCGGCCGCCATCGTCCTGTCGGTGGCCGAGGCGGCGATCCCGATGCCGCTGCCGGGGGTCAAGCCGGGGCTGGGCAACATCATCACCCTGGTGGTGCTGGCGCGCTGGGGCTGGCGCGAGGCGGCCTGGGTGGTGTTGCTGCGGGTGGCGGCGGCGAGCCTGCTGCTCGGCCAGTTCCTCGCCCCGGGATTCTTCCTCAGCCTGTCCGGTGCCCTCACCAGCCTGCTGGTGCTCGGCGGTGCCATGCACCTGCCGCGGCGCTGGTTCGGCCCGGTGAGCCAGAGCGTGCTGGCCGCCTTCGGCCATTTCAGCGGGCAGTTGCTGGTGGCGCGTCTGTGGCTGGTGCCGCACGAGGGCGTGTTCTACCTGGTGCCGGTGTTCGCCCTGGCGGCGGTGGTGTTCGGCACCGTCAATGGCCTGGTGGCGGCGCGACTGCTGCACGAGCTGCCGCCGCGGGCGGCTTAGTCCACGTCGGACCACACCGCCAGTTCGTTGCCGCTGGGGTCGGTGAAGTGGAAACGCCGGCCACCGGGAAAGTCGAACACCGGGCGGATGAGGGTGCCGCCGGCCGCTTCGACCTTGGCCTGGGTCTGCGCCAGGTGCTTGCTGTAGAGCACGATCAGCACGCTGCCCTCGGCGGTGCGCGCGCGCTTGTCCGACAGGTAGAAGCCACCGTCGATGCCGGCATGGTCGAAGGCGGTGTATTCCGGCCCGTAGTCGGTGAAGCTCCAGCCGAACACGGTCGAGAAGAAGGCCTTGGTGGCCTCCAGGTCGCAAGCGGGCAGTTCCAGGTAGTTGATCTTCTCGTGGGTGTTCATGGGCGTCTCCTCCTCGTCGGTGACGCCCATTATGCCCACCCCCGATGCCGTGCGCATGACAGCCGCACCCCCGATGCCGTGCGCATGACAGCCGCACCCCCGCCCGGTCGGGCATGGGTCGGCTCAGACGCCGTGCTGCCGGAGCCACGCGAGCATGCGCTTCCAGCCGTCCCGGGCCGGACCTTCGCGGTAGCTGGGGCGGTAGTCGGCATTGAAAGCGTGGCCCGCGTCGGGGTAGATGATGATGTCGAATGCCTTGTGCGCCTTGGCCATGGCGCTGCGCATGGCTTCCACGTCGTCCACCGGAATGCCCTGATCCTGGGCGCCGTAGAGCCCGAGCACCGGCGCCTTGATCTCGTCCA
The nucleotide sequence above comes from Nitrogeniibacter mangrovi. Encoded proteins:
- a CDS encoding Gx transporter family protein, which produces MTRSTIELPVTAADQRVARYAAAAIVLSVAEAAIPMPLPGVKPGLGNIITLVVLARWGWREAAWVVLLRVAAASLLLGQFLAPGFFLSLSGALTSLLVLGGAMHLPRRWFGPVSQSVLAAFGHFSGQLLVARLWLVPHEGVFYLVPVFALAAVVFGTVNGLVAARLLHELPPRAA
- a CDS encoding VOC family protein, which translates into the protein MNTHEKINYLELPACDLEATKAFFSTVFGWSFTDYGPEYTAFDHAGIDGGFYLSDKRARTAEGSVLIVLYSKHLAQTQAKVEAAGGTLIRPVFDFPGGRRFHFTDPSGNELAVWSDVD